The proteins below come from a single Plantactinospora sp. KBS50 genomic window:
- the mtrA gene encoding MtrAB system response regulator MtrA, whose protein sequence is MRARVLVVDDDPALAEMLGIVLRSEGFLPSFVADGERALAAFREGRPDIVLLDLMLPGMSGIDVARSIRAESGVPIVMLTAKSDTVDVVLGLESGADDYVVKPFKPKELVARMRARLRRGEDAAPEMLAIGPPGNQITIDVPAHTVSRNGEEVKLTPLEFDLLVALARKPRQVFTREVLLEQVWGYRHAADTRLVNVHVQRLRAKIEPDPERPEIILTVRGVGYKAGTG, encoded by the coding sequence ATGAGAGCCCGGGTCCTGGTGGTCGACGATGATCCCGCACTGGCGGAGATGCTCGGCATCGTGCTGCGCAGTGAGGGTTTCCTACCCTCGTTCGTGGCAGACGGTGAGCGCGCCCTTGCCGCGTTCCGGGAGGGTCGGCCGGATATCGTGCTGCTCGACCTGATGCTGCCGGGCATGAGCGGCATCGACGTGGCCCGGTCGATCCGGGCCGAGTCCGGGGTGCCGATCGTGATGCTGACGGCCAAGAGCGACACCGTGGACGTGGTGCTCGGGCTGGAGTCGGGCGCCGACGACTACGTGGTCAAGCCGTTCAAGCCCAAGGAACTGGTCGCCCGGATGCGCGCCCGGCTGCGCCGGGGCGAGGACGCCGCGCCGGAGATGCTGGCCATCGGGCCGCCCGGCAACCAGATCACCATCGACGTGCCGGCGCACACGGTGAGCCGCAACGGCGAGGAGGTCAAGCTGACCCCGCTGGAGTTCGACCTGCTGGTCGCGCTCGCCCGCAAGCCGCGGCAGGTGTTCACCCGGGAGGTGCTGCTCGAACAGGTCTGGGGCTACCGGCACGCGGCCGACACCCGGCTGGTCAACGTGCACGTCCAGCGGCTGCGGGCCAAGATCGAACCGGACCCGGAGCGTCCGGAGATCATCCTGACCGTGCGGGGCGTGGGATACAAGGCCGGCACCGGATAG
- the mtrB gene encoding MtrAB system histidine kinase MtrB: MTRPATTVTPTTARAGAGVRDFRHGTVRRGLLLAAQLRRTWRRSLQLRVVTITLVASSLLVGGFAYLVADKITNILLDNATADVRDRLSNGRTYATEQISIHVQPYEPKLRDTIAATVTYLAGGDPEQVGGVVVVMTGDSFPSFIEAQTSPQVDFRPMLSPELQHSVDAGNVASQIRTGTLGGGTPTKYLIYGSPVPTRFGQVELYYFVPLTRQDEIAGQARTTVLATGAALVLLLGLLAALVTRLVVTPVRVAARTAQRLSAGLLDQRMAVNGEDDLALLAASFNQMATNLQRQIVRLEEMSRLQRRFTSDVSHELRTPLTTVRMAADLIFAERDEFDPAVARSAELLQAELDRFESLLTDLLEISRFDAGFAMLDVEPTDLAPIVRRVVDQLAGLAERVGVPVRLTLPDAPVIAEVDPRRVERVLRNLVGNAVEHGEGRPVDVVLGADDTAVAVTVRDRGVGLKPGEEKLVFNRFWRADPSRARQTGGTGLGLSISLEDARLHGGWLEAWGAPGQGAQFRFTLPARAGDRLTSSPLRLVPSDVELAAPAVFSQRLAIGPGAGGALAIGPAGEPLPDADPTPDADPAQVRS; the protein is encoded by the coding sequence GTGACCAGGCCCGCCACCACCGTGACGCCGACGACCGCCCGAGCGGGGGCGGGCGTACGGGACTTCCGGCACGGTACGGTGCGCCGCGGCCTGCTGCTGGCGGCCCAGCTGCGGCGGACCTGGCGGCGGTCGCTGCAACTGCGGGTGGTGACCATCACCCTGGTCGCCTCCAGCCTGCTGGTGGGCGGCTTCGCCTACCTGGTGGCCGACAAGATCACCAACATCCTGCTGGACAACGCCACGGCGGACGTCCGGGACCGGCTCTCCAACGGCCGCACGTACGCCACCGAGCAGATCAGCATCCACGTCCAGCCGTACGAGCCGAAGCTGCGGGACACCATCGCGGCCACCGTCACCTACCTGGCCGGCGGCGACCCGGAGCAGGTGGGCGGCGTGGTCGTGGTGATGACCGGGGACTCGTTCCCGAGCTTCATCGAGGCGCAGACCTCCCCGCAGGTGGACTTCCGCCCGATGCTCAGCCCGGAGTTGCAGCACAGCGTCGACGCCGGCAACGTGGCCTCGCAGATCCGCACCGGCACGCTGGGCGGGGGCACGCCGACCAAGTACCTGATCTACGGGTCCCCGGTGCCGACCCGGTTCGGGCAGGTCGAGCTCTACTACTTCGTGCCGCTGACCCGGCAGGACGAGATCGCCGGCCAGGCCCGGACCACGGTGCTGGCCACCGGCGCGGCCCTGGTGCTGCTGCTGGGCCTGCTGGCGGCGCTGGTCACCCGGCTGGTGGTGACGCCGGTGCGGGTCGCGGCCCGGACGGCCCAGCGGCTGTCGGCGGGACTGCTCGATCAGCGGATGGCCGTCAACGGCGAGGACGACCTCGCGCTGCTGGCCGCGTCGTTCAACCAGATGGCCACCAACCTGCAACGGCAGATCGTCCGGCTGGAGGAGATGTCCCGGTTGCAGCGCCGGTTCACCTCGGACGTGTCGCACGAACTGCGTACCCCGCTGACCACCGTACGGATGGCCGCGGACCTGATCTTCGCGGAGCGGGACGAGTTCGATCCCGCCGTCGCGCGCAGCGCCGAGCTGCTCCAGGCCGAGCTGGACCGCTTCGAGAGCCTGCTGACCGACCTGCTGGAGATCAGCCGGTTCGACGCCGGGTTCGCCATGCTCGACGTCGAACCCACCGACCTGGCCCCGATCGTGCGCCGGGTGGTCGACCAGCTGGCCGGGCTGGCCGAGCGGGTCGGCGTGCCGGTCCGGCTGACCCTGCCGGACGCGCCGGTGATCGCCGAGGTGGATCCGCGGCGGGTCGAGCGGGTGCTGCGCAACCTGGTGGGCAACGCGGTCGAGCACGGCGAGGGCCGGCCGGTGGACGTGGTGCTCGGCGCTGACGACACGGCCGTCGCGGTGACCGTGCGGGACCGCGGGGTGGGCCTCAAGCCCGGCGAGGAGAAGCTGGTCTTCAACCGGTTCTGGCGCGCCGATCCGTCCCGCGCCCGGCAGACCGGCGGCACCGGGCTCGGCCTGTCGATCAGCCTGGAGGACGCCCGGCTGCACGGCGGCTGGCTGGAGGCGTGGGGCGCGCCGGGCCAGGGCGCCCAGTTCCGGTTCACCCTGCCGGCCCGGGCCGGTGACCGGCTCACCTCCTCGCCGTTGCGGCTGGTGCCGTCGGACGTCGAGCTGGCCGCCCCGGCGGTGTTCAGCCAGCGGCTGGCGATCGGCCCGGGCGCCGGCGGCGCGCTGGCGATCGGCCCGGCCGGGGAGCCGCTGCCGGATGCCGATCCGAC